The Synechococcales cyanobacterium T60_A2020_003 genome has a segment encoding these proteins:
- a CDS encoding NUDIX hydrolase, protein MTYRNPIPTVDIIVELSDRPHRPIILIERHNAPLGWAIPGGFVDYGESIEDAARREAQEELGLAVELIEQFYVYSDPTRDTRKHTISVVFLAIAHGDPLAGDDAKTVGIFEPWQTPPKLCFDHDRILHDYWRYRHFGLRPRP, encoded by the coding sequence GTGACCTACCGCAATCCCATCCCAACGGTTGATATCATCGTCGAACTGAGCGATCGCCCCCATCGTCCCATCATCCTGATCGAACGCCACAATGCTCCACTGGGGTGGGCGATTCCGGGCGGATTTGTAGATTACGGTGAATCAATTGAGGATGCAGCCCGCCGGGAAGCACAGGAGGAGTTGGGGCTAGCGGTTGAATTAATTGAGCAATTTTACGTCTATTCCGACCCGACGCGAGATACCCGCAAGCATACGATCAGTGTTGTATTTTTAGCGATCGCCCACGGAGATCCCCTCGCAGGGGATGATGCGAAGACCGTCGGGATTTTTGAACCGTGGCAAACGCCGCCCAAGCTTTGTTTTGATCACGATCGTATTCTGCACGATTATTGGCGCTATCGGCATTTTGGCCTCCGTCCTCGCCCATGA